AAACGGAGCCGGAGTCCATTCCACATTCGACAGAGGCCCCGTTCCGCGCACTCGGAACAATCCGCCGGCAATCATAAACAAGGGAGAGGTCACCAGGCCGGGGAGGCCTCGTAAACTGACACGCAAATCCGCATTCACATAGAGATCCGACAAACGTATCCATCCCCCTCCCGTCAGCCCCATATTGCTTCCTTGCGCCTGAAAACTCTTCCCATTTTCGCTGGCAGTCTTGATGTATCCGTTCTCAATTACGAAATCGCACCTGGCAGTTGTGATATTGTAATTAATCAAATGCTTGACTCCGGGAACAACCGAACCGATCACCTTGCCCAATGTGCCGAAAAGAGGAATTTCAACAAGGTTCCCCTGGGACAGGGTCGCCATCCCTTCTCCCTTAAGGCTGTTAACATTCCCTCCCTGGGATCGGAAATTGACATCTCCGTTGACATAGGCGGGAGACATTTTTTCGTCATAGGATTGCCCAATACTCTTCAAATCCAGGTTTTTCACGGAAACGACGCCATTCAGGTCATCCCTTTCGTCAATCCGCGCATCGATCTTCGCCGTAAAAGAACCGCCCCAAATCGTACCGGAAAGGTTGCTTACCTTCACCCATGCGGGATCGATGTTCAATGTTCCCTTGCCATTGCGCATTTCGAGCGTCGTCCCCAAAAGAGGATAAGTCACCAAACCGGAGTACGCGTTGAAGGTGATCCTCCCCTGCATGAGGCGCATGTCATCCCCCATCGGGAACACGCCTCTACCCTGCAACTGGACGGGACTGTAGAATTTGAAAGTAGAAAGAACCTTCGTTGCCGAATCGGAAAACATCCTGATCGTGTAATCAGGATACACCCTGCCATTGATGCCGACAACTTCCACAGTATCCTTCAAAAAATCGAATTTCACCGTATCGGCCTTAACCGTACTTTTCGCAGTTCCTCCACGGATGTTCCGGCTATCGAGAAATCCTCGGTTGTCACAGACCAGTACGGGATTTGTGAGTACGACGGAACCGGGAACAACATGGGCTTTCGCGGAGGCGGATGTCAGCAGCACTTTTTTGTACTCAACGTTGGCAGCGGACAAGATGGCATCCAGATCGTACTGGTTTTCCGGATCCGTCAGGTTGACGCTCGCCTGGAACGAGAGATCCATGTTCGTATCCTTATTGAATCGGAAGCGTTGGATAAAGAAGTCATCATCATCCAAACCGAGAATTTTATCCCACACGTCGAGCGTAATGGTATTGCGCCCCATCAAGAACATGTCTCCCCCAAGATTGCCTCGGCCAAACAATTCCAAACTCGTTCCCGTTGAACGGGTCAGGCGGCAATCCTTCACGACAAGGTCGCCGTTTTCGAATTTGAAGGCAAGGTTCAATTTGGAGAACGGAACCTGGTTCCAGGAAAACTCGCTAGCCTCCAAATCGACATTCAACAAGTGAATGCCTCCATAGGTCAAATCATTGAAATCCAGGCTTCCCCTAGCGGAAAGACGGGCACTCTGGGGTAGTTGAAGCTGCTTCGGAAAAGAGGCCCTGCCTTTCAGCAATTGTTCCAGCACCTTGGGAGGAAACGAACTCGTTGCTGAAAAATAAACTTCCTTGCCCATAATGACTCCTTTCAGAGCCATCCCATGCCCATCACGCTCCAATGCACATCTATTGATGACAAAGCGATCATCCTTGTATTGTGCATCCATGACGATAGAGCCCATATCCACATCCATCACGGCAAAATCCTTCAAGTTCAATTTCACCTCGGCATTCCGAAAGACGGGCTCCCCCGTCCAGCCTTGGGGGAAATCCGCCGTACCGCGCAGGACGAGATCAGGATCTCCCCGCAGCGTCAATTCCTTCGGCATCTCAAACTTACTATCGCCAAATGAACGGACAAGGTGCACGAGAGCTCCAACCCCCAAGGTACTGCGGACATCGAATTTGAGTTCTCCGCCTTTGCCCATCACCTGTCCACGCAAAGAATCCTGTTTGTGAATCACGGAAAAATCCGATATGTAAAAATCACCGTTATTATAGCTGAAATCCGTCGAAAATCGGTCATAGGCATCTTCTCCGATTAAAAAGCGGGGAACCGATGCACTGCCAACAACTTTGATACTTTCCAGATCATTCCATGCCTCGTTGAAACGCAATTCCGATGCGACATGAAATGATGGAGAACTCTTCAGTTCCAATCCATAGGGGAGATGAACAGGAGAATTGGAAAATGCCAGGACCCACTTCAACACCGGAATGGAACTCTTGACATAAACCTGCACGGCACGCGAGGCCAGATCCGCCCGGGAAGATAACTCGAATGTCCCGTTTCCCAGGCGTTCACGGCACGACAACTTCTTCAACCACACGAGTCCTCCCGCATATTCCACAGACATGGTCAAATCCCGTACCTGCAGACTGTCATAGGAAACAGAAGGTACATCCAAATCTACCGCAGCCCGGATACCGCCCCCTCTTTGCCTGTCATCAGACACCGTTATCCTCCACATGGGAGGATGATCTTTCGTCCAGTGTACCTTCTTCATTTGTTCCAGGACATCCTGAAGCACTTTGCCGGCGTCCATGCTCCCCGTACTGCTCCCACCGGGAAAAAACAAGGAGGACAAATCACCGTCTTCCGGTAAAACAACCCGTCCATTCAGCACAAATCCCATTCCCTGGACCTTCCCCCGCACATTCTGGATATCCATCATGGAGGCTCCGGACGGAAACGAACACACCCCCGACTCAATGCCGGCGTCCAGATAAACACCCTGCATCATCTTGCTGAAATCCACCGGCACCTTGGCCGAAACATGCCCTATCTCAATCCTTCTCAACGTTACGATTCCATCCCACAAATCGGAAGAATCCAGATCGATTCTCACATTTCCGATACTTCCCAGCGGTTTGCCTTCCGGTAAAAATCCAGGGAAAACCTCAATATCCGAGGCCTTAACTGTCACACCGGACCACAAACTCACCTTCAAAGAACCAATGTGAACCTTGACCCCCTGCTTCTGGATTTCCTCTTCAACAAAATTCACCAGAGGACGGGGCACCCCCCAGACGGATATCCAGACAACCATCCCGCCACACGCCAATATCAGAAGAATCATCAGCGCTGGGATCAATCCGCGGATCCATCTCATGAGGGCAAAACGAAACATGGGGGAAACTCCAATAAATGACGAAGGGGATTATAAGGGATCTTGCCGGAATTGCACCATTTAATTCTCTTCTCCCGAAACATCATCGGCATGAAGACGGCTTTTCCACCAGTCAACCAAAGACCAGATCCCATATGTAAGGCCGTAACACAAGACTCCCAGCAAAGAACACGACAAGATCACACCCAAGGAAAATTCCACTCCGAACATCCAATAATTCACCCCATCCAAAGGTGCTAGGAAAAAGTTATCGGCAATACCGGTTACCACTTCTTTCAGCATGGAGATACTCGCTCCGGAACCGTCAAAGCCCAAAACCCTCAAAATCCACCAGCCAAGCCACCACTGGAGAGGTACGGCCACAACAATGAATCCGGGAGGAGACAACCAAGCCATAAAAACGGCGACAGGAATATTGCCTTTCTTCCACAAACATGCGGCAATTCCCCAAAAGGACTGCATCGGAACGGGAGCAATCGCACTCGCTGCCCCCCAGCCGGCTCCGACTGCCACGCTATGTTTGCGCCACAGCCAGTACCTTTCGTCAAAAATCTCCGAGGAGAGACACCGCCCCATCCATGTATTTTTCCGCTTTTCCGATTTGAGGTACTTTTTCACCTTGAACCGGAGTGTTCTGTAACGACGCTCCATGCAGGAGCAAGCAAACACGTTCGTACACCGTCCACGCAATCAAATTAACGTTCGTTGACACAAAAACGCCGTCATCCTCCCTAGTCGCCTTCCTGAGGGGAGCTTTTCCTTGCAGTCGACCACCATTCCATGGATACATAGTGGCACACACTCCTCCCCATGCCCAAAGAACGTCTTGATGTCCTCCTCGTAACACGCGGCCTTGTCGAATCCCGCCAACTGGCCCAGCGCCTGATCCTGGCCGGTGAAATCAAAGTCAACGGACATCCCGCAGGTAAACCGGGCGTCAAAGTAAATGAAGACGCTGAACTGGAAGTCAAAAACAAACCTCGCTACGTCAGCCGCGGTGGCTTAAAGCTCGAAGGCGCCCTGAAGGCATTTCCCGTATCGTCGGAAGGAAAAGTGTGCCTCGACATCGGTTCTTCCACTGGCGGATTTACCGATTGCCTCCTCCAGCACGGAGCTATCCGGGTACATGCTATTGACGTGGGCACCAATCAACTCGTCTGGAAATTGAGAAACGACCCCCGCGTCATCGTCAAAGAACAGTTCAATGCCCGCTACATGACCCCGGACGACATCGGCGAGGAAATCGACTTAATCGTCTCCGATGTCTCATTCATTTCCCTGACGAAGATACTTCCGGCAGCCTTCCCCCTGCTACGCGAAGGAGGAGATGCCCTTGTTCTCATCAAACCTCAATTCGAACTCCAGCCTGAAGACATCGGCCATGGAGGCATTGTCCGAGATCCCTTGCTTCACCGCAAGGCCGTCGACTCCATCCGCACATTCGTCACGGAAACACTGGGGCGCCAGTGGATGGGATGCGAAGATTCCCCCATCACCGGGACAGACGGCAACAGGGAGTTCCTGGCTTGGCTCAAATAAGTTTCACAGCACTCCGTCGCTGTTGCCAAGTATCCAATTGATCTTCCCGGGGCCAAAAGAAAAGCGCCCCGCCTTGATGGACGGAACGCTTTTCCTGATCAGTCTCTCTTACCGGGCAAGAAAATCTTGCCGATTCGAGAAGCAACCCATTAAAACGGAAAACTGATTTCCCGGAAATTTTACATTCCCATATCACTGTAGCCGCCATCGACATAGATGACCTGGCCGGTAATCGAGGCAGCGCCATCGCTGGCAAGGAACACGCCCGTTGCACCGAGTTCTTCACCGGAGCAGGAACGCCCCAGAGGTGCGCGGTCTTCGTACACTTTGAACATGGTCGAGAACCCGGAAACGCCCCGAGCAGCCAGCGTCTGGACAGGACCGGCACTAATGCAGTTGACGCGAATCTTGCGGGAACGCCCCAAATCATAGGCGAGGTAGCGCATCGAACATTCAAGGGCAGCCTTGGAGACGCCCATCAGGTTGTAGTTCGGTACCACTTTGACAGCACCCAGATAGGTCATGGCAAGGATGCTGCCGCCGTCCGACATCATGGGTTCTACGGCACGAGCCAAGGCAATCAGGGAATAGGCGGAAATATCCAGAGAGATTTTAAAATCTTCGCGACGGGTTTCCACAAAACTGCCACCGAGGGCTTCCTTGGGGGCAAAAGCCACAGAATGCAGCAGGCAGTCCACTTTGGGCGTTATCTTCTGCACTTCTGCAAAAAAACCGGCGATGGATTCATCGCTGCTGACGTCACACTCAATTACGGGAGTATCTTCACCGAAGGTTTCCTGGATGAGTTTGATCACTCCATCCTTCAGACGTTCTCCCTGATAGTTGAAAATAAGCTTGGCTCCGGCATCATGCCATGCCTTTGCGATATGGAATGCGATGCTGCGCTTGTTCGCCACACCCACGACAATGCCGACTTTGCCTTCAAGTAATTTGCTGGACATAACTGATTCCTTATTGCCTGATTTCCTCCGGCTTTTCCAGCTAAATTTTTTACAGGAGTCCACGGAAGGACTCCATAAATATGCAAAAAAAGGACACCGACATCACCGCAGTTCCTCATCAAACCGGGCAATCAGATCCTTCAGGGAACTATCTGTTTTCATCTTGGCCTCAATCGTTTTATTGGCGTGGATAACGGTACCGTGGTCACGCCCGCCGAAGGCTTCGCCAATATCCTGCAGAGAAACATTCGTCAGACGGCGGCTCAGATACATGGCAATCTGCCGGGGAAAGGCAATGCTGGCAGGACGGCGGCGACTCGCCATATCGGAGAGCCGGATATCGAAGTATTCCGACACGCGACGCTGAATGGCATCAATCGTGACCTGTTTGGCATTTTCCTCACGGAGAATGTCGCGCAGGAGACTTTCCACACGGGCAATATCGGGGGTATCCCCCGACAGTGAAGCAAAAGTAGCCACGCGCATCAGCCCCCCTTCGAGGCGGCGTACATTCTTACGGATGCGCTCCGCCAAAAACAAGAGGATAGAGTCGCTCACTTTCACATTCCACTGCTTCCTCTTCTGCTGAAGAATCGCCAGGCGGGTTTCCAGATTGGGGGACTGGACTTCCACAGTCAGACCCGACTCAAAACGGGATGAGAGGCGAGGTTCCAAATTGGAAATTTCACTGGCCGGTCTATCGGAACTGAGCACAATCTGCTTGTGACCGTTGAACAGAGAATTGAATGTATGGAAAAATTCCTCCTGGGTACGTTCCTTGCCTCCCAAAAATTGGACATCATCCAGTAGCAGGATGTCCACCTTGCGGTATTTCTTGCGGAATTTACTCAGATCGTTCGTCCGGATAGAATCAATGAATTCGTTGACAAACTGCTCGCAGGAAAGGTAGAGGACGACCGATTCGGGACGGCGGTTGACAATTTCATTCCCAATGGCCTGCATAAGGTGGGTTTTCCCCAGCCCGGAACCACCGTGGATAAAAAGGGGATTGTATTGGCACATTGGAGACGCCGCCACGGCAATTCCGACGGCGTGAGCAAACTGGTTATTAGCACCAACCACAAAATTCTCGAAACTGTAGTTCGGATTAAGGTTCGTTACCCCCCTGGCCTTGCGTCCCGTTTTACCGGAGACGGACAGTACCGCTGCTGGGCGAGCGTCTCCCGCTGCCTTCAGGGCATTGTCTCCCCAACCTTCCTTAAGTTTTTCATCATGGGAAGAAGAATCATTCCCTTCCTCCCCCAAAAGGCGAAATGTCAGGGAGCGGGATCCTTCCAAAACCGTCAGGGCGGCTTCCTGGATCAAATGGGCATAATTCGTTTCCACCCATGCCAGGCAAATATCGTCATCGGCAGCTATAACCAGATGCGTTCCGGAATCTTCTACGAGAACCAGCCGGGTAAACCAGCGCTCAAAAGTGTCCTTATTCACCTTGGCGTGGATGAGACCGGTGATTTTGGACCAAAGAGCGGTATTCTGTTCCTGGGGAATCTGCATGTTCGTAGAAGTCTGTTTCGTCGTGTTCGGTAAGAGCCGGGAGAGGGATGCCTGGACATGCCCGCCTCCCTGCCGGGAGAGCCGGATCAGGTCGGGGCGTTTCCGCCTCGGGAGCCACACAATACCCAGACAACCGGAGTGCGTGAACATATTTTTTCCCCCCTGCCAGGTGTCAATTCTGTCGCATCAAGTTCCATGGGGGTTCCACGGAGAAAAAAATTTTTTGCTTGCCTTCGAGATTACTTAAGAAAGATTGATATTCATTTTTCAAAATTTCTAATTTCCTATTTATTATTAATGGATTACGGATTCATAAAATTTTCATTCAAGGATAATTTATACCTAACTAATCGCGATTCAAAGAATTACGGCGGAGCCCGTTTCCTGGGAAATGGAGAGGCTGGAAAAGAACAAAAAAATCCTCTTTTCGATCATTTTTTCTCGGCAGGCAAACTCTTGTTACCCCAGTGTCAACGAACTGTGACAAAAACAGGGATAAGTGACCGGAAATGGAAGGAAGCGCAACGTCATACATCTCTCTCCGAACCCCACGATATAGAGCTCCTCAACCGACCGAAATACACATATCCCAAAAGACTCCGAAAGCCAGTCGTCTCCGATAGATCACACTTTCTTTCAACAGAATCCGACGAGGCACTGTCTCACACCGCAAAGGACGATTAGATATCATACTTGAAATAATTGCCCGGACGCGCAGAATCATTGCCAACATTGAGACAACATTCCCGGAGATATGAATACCCAACAATTCAACGAAGCCATCGCCATGCACTCCGCATGGATTTCCCCCTTGCGGGCTGAAATTGGCAAAGTCGTGATCGGACAGACAGAACTTGTCGATCGACTTATTCTAAGCCTCTTGTGCAAGGGCCACATCCTTTTGGAAGGTGTCCCGGGTCTTGCCAAGACATTATCAGTCAAAGCCCTTTCCGGAGCATTGGATGCAGCATTCGCCCGTATTCAGTTTACGCCGGATCTTCTTCCCGCCGACCTTCTCGGCACGATGGTCTACAACCCGGAAGAACGGGTTTTTACCGCGAAAAAAGGGCCCATTTTCGCCAATCTCATCCTTGCGGACGAAATTAACCGCGCCCCGGCCAAAGTTCAGTCCGCCCTGCTGGAAGCCATGCAGGAGCGCCAGGTAACGCTGGGGGAAACCACCTATGCCCTGCCCGATCCCTTCCTCGTGATGGCTACCCAGAACCCAATCGACCAGGAAGGCACCTATCAGCTTCCGGAAGCCCAGCTGGACCGTTTCCTCTTCAAAGTCGTCGTCTCCTATCCCGACCGCGAAGAAGAACTCCGCGTATTGGACCTGATGTCCACATCGACACCGCCGCCCAGCACGACCCCCGTTTCCACTCCGCAGCAAATCGCCGACAGCCGTGACCTCGTCAACCAGATCTACATCGACGATGCTGTAAGAGGATACATTGTCGATCTCGTCCGTGCTACGAGAAATCCCGAACGCGTCGACATCACCCTCAGCGGCTTGATCCGTGCCGGGGCATCCCCGCGAGCCACTATCAATATCGCCCTGGCTTCGCGCGCGCTCGCCTTTATGCATCACCGTTCCTTCGTCACGCCGCAGGATATCAAAGACCTGGCCCACGACATCCTGCGCCACCGCATCCTGCTCTCCTATGAAGCAGAAGCGGAAAATGTCACCACGGATGATGTCATCGACCGCATCATGTCCAAAGTGCCAGTGCCGTAAACAGCGTATCCGAGGGGACACATCCCAAGCGTCCTCCTCGTCTCCGGCCTTGCCGAAATACAATAGGCACTTATCGGTGATGAACTCCTAACAATCTTACAATCAATATGGACAAAGCAGCGGAAATCCTCAAACGCGTTCACCGCATCGAATTGCGAGCCAGGCGACTGGCTGCGGAAAACTTTGCCGGACAATATCAGTCCGGTTTCCGGGGCCAGGGATTGGACTTCGACGACTTCCGGGAATACCTCGCCGGAGACGATCCCCGCTTTATCGACTGGAAAGTCACGGCACGCATGGGATCCCCGTTTGTCCGCCGCTTCAAGGAAGAGCGAGAACAAGCTCTCATCCTGGCAATTGATACGAGTGCATCCATGAGGTACGCCTCCGCCGGAGCATCTTACTCCAAGCTGGAATACGCGGCGGAAATCGCCGCTGTCCTGGCCTTCAGCGCCGCTCAGAGCGGAGACAAGTGCGGTCTCCTGCTCTTCGGACGCGGCGACCTCTTCTATGTCCCCCCCGCCAAGGGAGTCAAACAGACGCTCCGCATCGTCCGGGAAATCATCAGCTCTCCCGCAGGACAGGAGGACGAATCTCTTTCCGACGTTGCCAACACCCTGCTCCGCACTCAGAAAAAAACGGCTATGGTCGTCATGATCAGCGACTTTCTGATGGAGCCCAATCGTCCGGCTCTGGGAAAACTAGCCTTCAAGCACGAACTCATACCCATCCGGGTTTACGACCCTCGCGAACTTGTCCTGCC
This is a stretch of genomic DNA from Akkermansia sp. N21116. It encodes these proteins:
- a CDS encoding DUF2062 domain-containing protein, which translates into the protein MERRYRTLRFKVKKYLKSEKRKNTWMGRCLSSEIFDERYWLWRKHSVAVGAGWGAASAIAPVPMQSFWGIAACLWKKGNIPVAVFMAWLSPPGFIVVAVPLQWWLGWWILRVLGFDGSGASISMLKEVVTGIADNFFLAPLDGVNYWMFGVEFSLGVILSCSLLGVLCYGLTYGIWSLVDWWKSRLHADDVSGEEN
- a CDS encoding TlyA family RNA methyltransferase, whose product is MPKERLDVLLVTRGLVESRQLAQRLILAGEIKVNGHPAGKPGVKVNEDAELEVKNKPRYVSRGGLKLEGALKAFPVSSEGKVCLDIGSSTGGFTDCLLQHGAIRVHAIDVGTNQLVWKLRNDPRVIVKEQFNARYMTPDDIGEEIDLIVSDVSFISLTKILPAAFPLLREGGDALVLIKPQFELQPEDIGHGGIVRDPLLHRKAVDSIRTFVTETLGRQWMGCEDSPITGTDGNREFLAWLK
- a CDS encoding enoyl-ACP reductase, whose product is MSSKLLEGKVGIVVGVANKRSIAFHIAKAWHDAGAKLIFNYQGERLKDGVIKLIQETFGEDTPVIECDVSSDESIAGFFAEVQKITPKVDCLLHSVAFAPKEALGGSFVETRREDFKISLDISAYSLIALARAVEPMMSDGGSILAMTYLGAVKVVPNYNLMGVSKAALECSMRYLAYDLGRSRKIRVNCISAGPVQTLAARGVSGFSTMFKVYEDRAPLGRSCSGEELGATGVFLASDGAASITGQVIYVDGGYSDMGM
- the dnaA gene encoding chromosomal replication initiator protein DnaA → MFTHSGCLGIVWLPRRKRPDLIRLSRQGGGHVQASLSRLLPNTTKQTSTNMQIPQEQNTALWSKITGLIHAKVNKDTFERWFTRLVLVEDSGTHLVIAADDDICLAWVETNYAHLIQEAALTVLEGSRSLTFRLLGEEGNDSSSHDEKLKEGWGDNALKAAGDARPAAVLSVSGKTGRKARGVTNLNPNYSFENFVVGANNQFAHAVGIAVAASPMCQYNPLFIHGGSGLGKTHLMQAIGNEIVNRRPESVVLYLSCEQFVNEFIDSIRTNDLSKFRKKYRKVDILLLDDVQFLGGKERTQEEFFHTFNSLFNGHKQIVLSSDRPASEISNLEPRLSSRFESGLTVEVQSPNLETRLAILQQKRKQWNVKVSDSILLFLAERIRKNVRRLEGGLMRVATFASLSGDTPDIARVESLLRDILREENAKQVTIDAIQRRVSEYFDIRLSDMASRRRPASIAFPRQIAMYLSRRLTNVSLQDIGEAFGGRDHGTVIHANKTIEAKMKTDSSLKDLIARFDEELR
- a CDS encoding MoxR family ATPase encodes the protein MNTQQFNEAIAMHSAWISPLRAEIGKVVIGQTELVDRLILSLLCKGHILLEGVPGLAKTLSVKALSGALDAAFARIQFTPDLLPADLLGTMVYNPEERVFTAKKGPIFANLILADEINRAPAKVQSALLEAMQERQVTLGETTYALPDPFLVMATQNPIDQEGTYQLPEAQLDRFLFKVVVSYPDREEELRVLDLMSTSTPPPSTTPVSTPQQIADSRDLVNQIYIDDAVRGYIVDLVRATRNPERVDITLSGLIRAGASPRATINIALASRALAFMHHRSFVTPQDIKDLAHDILRHRILLSYEAEAENVTTDDVIDRIMSKVPVP
- a CDS encoding DUF58 domain-containing protein, producing MDKAAEILKRVHRIELRARRLAAENFAGQYQSGFRGQGLDFDDFREYLAGDDPRFIDWKVTARMGSPFVRRFKEEREQALILAIDTSASMRYASAGASYSKLEYAAEIAAVLAFSAAQSGDKCGLLLFGRGDLFYVPPAKGVKQTLRIVREIISSPAGQEDESLSDVANTLLRTQKKTAMVVMISDFLMEPNRPALGKLAFKHELIPIRVYDPRELVLPDAGRIIARDPESGELMSLNLSRPDLRAAHEHAVSLQRDAWVKDFHRLGLDYLDLNNRNQFLSPLKALFGRRARKFAH